The genomic stretch ACAGGCATTCCCTATCGGCCGCTGATTGGTTCCACGGTTTAATTACCACTTTCCCGACCTTTCATCTTGTTCCACTTTTTATTCTGTCTCGACAGAAAGTATTGCATCGTCTTTCCAATTCTGCCTATTCGATACACATCTCATCTTCTCTACTATCTTCGTCTAGAGTCTTGAAAATGAACGTTcgagaaaaatatattctagGGAATTTACTAACCTACTAGATatctgttttattatattcactaaagaaataaccatcaaaaaaatattgctcactggaaattattttctaataaaagttTAAGTAACTACAAAATaaccaaaaaataaaatagttataAAATCATCaagtataaccttatacatataCTGTCCAGTCTCTAAGCTGTTATTATAATGTGTGGCACAATCTGCTTTCTGAAATAGGTACCCCCGACCGAGAAAGTTATGTCTGACACGTATAACTGCACGCTGGGACCACCGTGGGTGAATGTCACGCTTTCAAAGATGTATAAAAACGAGAAGAAGCTGCTGTACCCTGTGAACGTCGGACGTAACATAGCCCGTGAATCGGCGCCGACGTTCTACGTGTTAGCAAGCGATATCGAACTTTACCCGAATCCAGACTTGCCCGCGAAATTCCTCGAGATGATCAGAAGGAGGGATCAACCCGCCCTCTACAAACCTAACCCCAAAGTTTTTGTATTGTCCATCTTCGAGGTGGACGAGAAGAGTCAACCGCCTAATAATAAAACACGTTTGGTAAGTTAGAGTTGCAAAACCTTGTAAATTTTTAATGTTAGAAATATTAAAGTAttcttattacatatatatatatatataagaacatcttatatttttaatgctggtatttcaatattaatatattacaatacatGTCTTTAAATAAGcatatttatcatttaatcAGATGTTGAAATATTGGAGAAGAAAGTTACTAGATTGTTACTGTTCTATTTAACTTCCATGTCGGATTGTACTTTCGATCTAAAACTTTTATTTTGTGTTAACCTTTTACGTTGTGACATTCGCATACAACCAAATGCCGCTATGCAACCGTTCACtacacaattttattttagtcCACGCACGCGGTATATCAATAATCTGCAAAATATCCAAAAAGCTGAAGATTAAATaacttaaataattaatattctttatcctaaaattttatttacgattaaAGCTGTTAATTACTCATCGTTACAAGTTAACCTCAATTACATTTATCTTAAACTAACTTAACCTAAATTAATTTCACCCCAGATATAATCTAATCTAACCTAATTAGCACtttgaaaaggaaagaaaatgtcGACGAAATCTGCCAATAAGaccttgataaaaaaaaaacgcgaaATGTCTGCACCATCgttataaaatctttatatcGTTCTTTTTAAACTGAAAGCAGTGAAATTGCACGATGGAACGTATTTAATTATCAGTGAGAAGCGATCTTCGCGTTTTTTAATCAGAGAAATACATTTCGCTGAACTTGGTTCATTCGCATTTGACATTTTAGTTGAAAACTGAACTTGGAGCTAATTAAACGGATGGGGAAGAGCGCAATGACGGCTGCATAATATCCGACAATGCGTTAAATGGCATGAACGCGAGGGTCGTTTAATCAGTGGCGCTTCCTTTGACCGTGGACCTTGATACGTACAATTAGCAGCGTTGCTGTGAAGTGCAGCTGGCCGCTGGCCGCACTTCTATGAAACATTCAATTCAATTCCACCACTTCTATGCACTATTCAATTTCATTCCATTTTTTCAAACGTCGAACAAGCCTTATTTCATTAACCGTGATACACGCTGCCTGCTGCCCCTTTTTTTTCAAAGTATAAGCAGAGAACTGCGCCTCTTCAAACGGTGGTAAAACTGTAATTAGAAACGGTGAAATCATAATCGCGTAAGAAGACGTTGAACCCGGATacttttgtaaaaaatgttGTAAAACCGTTATCCTTtcgatgaattatttttatgacagaattttatgattatattataaCGAAAACTACCATGTGCAACTAAGCATAATGAAAATACTACACTAAGTgatgttatataaattatagtgCACAGTTGAGTTAGATCAAAAGTTCTTAAACATTAGCATTTAATTATATtagcatatttaaaaattatttaaattaataataaagattaattaagttaatctttgtaaaagagaaaaatgtatatgtttcaattttttgttagcaaaattatgaaaattataataaacaattttcgaTTTAAGAGTCCTTTTTTCCTtgctaaaatttcaataaattataaattatgagaTGGCCACGTGTTTCTGAAATAAACGGTGATTTCTATATACGTGGACCTTCAACGTAATTTTGAACaccatatatatgcatatgtatatatatatatatagtagtagatatatatttatatctactttatatacttaaaaatatgttctcagaaattttgaaaaaataaaaaatgtattcttttcgtataaaaaataatgaaataatttaacaaataatactCATTTCAGGTTCAGATGCTGAAGGCCGGCACGGCAATTCCCTTCCACAAAAAGTTGTGCTCCGGCTGTCATAACGTTCCTCGAAGTAAAGAATGGCAAGAAGCTCCGGAAACGGAGGATCTTCACGTGTTTCACGTCGGCAAAAGGACAGGCAGTTTCGTTCATTGGGAGCCGATTTTCATCGGGAGCAATAATGATCCTCTGTACGATGAGAGGCTTAGCTGGGAAGGAAAAAGCGACAAAATGACACAGGTGCAAATGATTTCCGGCTTATAAAACAACTTGTGTCGATATAGTCACGACCTACTTTTATCTTTACTCGAAACTTGCAAAATATTCGGTCGAATCCCAGGCAATAGATATTTCGCAAAaaattcatgaatttattttcatatatgaaTATCAGTGAGAAATAGTTTGATGTAAAAAGCGATCTGACACTCTCAGAGCTAATCTATGTAGAGAATCTATCCGTCGCTAAATTCATGAAAGTGTAAACCGTTTATAAAAAAAGTATTTCAACATTCGATGCATTAACAAGTATGAATTCTTTCAAAGAAATTACCGCCAATGCGTTTCACATACTATGAAACGAAAAAGGCGCCATTTGTAAGAAAGATTTATTGATCAATTCTAAAAGAATTTCACGTCACATACACCAAGTTCATAAACTTAAAAACGGCatgaaaagggaaaaaaggggaagaaaagaaaaatacatacaaGATTTGCTAAAATAAGATATCGACAGTAATGCATGGGAAAATAAAAGATGACCGAAAAACCGTCGATTCATgtaatattcataaaacaaCCTCTCCAATGCGATTTCTCTGAATCATTAACCCAGTTTGACTTTCGTTTTAGGGTTACGCGTTGTGCGTCCTTGACTACGATTTCCTCATCTTGGACAACGCATTTCTGGTCCATCGTCCAGGCATCAAGATCTTCAAGAAGGATGTTCACCGGGAGATGTTGACAGCGAAAACGAACGCTTTGATAAGAAAGATCATTGTTCCAGAGTTAAAAATTCTTTATGGAACGAGAAAAGGCTGTGCCGTGTAGCCCGTGGAGAAACGGGCACAGCGAGTGCTCCACAGGTGTTCTCCAATTAAGTGGCAGCACCTGAGATCATTCTTGACACCAGGAATGTCCGAAGCTCAGCAGAAGATCAACGGCGGTCATAGCGCTCAAAGACTCGTTTTAATCGCCCGTGACCATAAGGACCACGCTCGTCAGCCATTTCTGGCCGTTTCCGGTGTCGAAACTAAATTAAAGAACGTTCAGTGCGACTAACAGATGTCCACGATTGAAAATGATGCCAATTGAACGGTGCCGAAAGTAATAGTTACGCAGTTAGGTTCCGAGGACGCAACCTCGCTAATGTTCTCTCCTCGTTGAAGCAACAACGACGAACCTTTTTTCTCCCCTTGTTGCTGAATGTTCCAAACGATTTCTTCAAAATACAtggaacatcgataaaaagGTTCTTATTATTGCTTCGTCGAGGACACAACTTTATGGTTTCAAACTTCTCCTATGATCGTTAGTTCCTGCAGTTCCTCCTCGTTTCTCATCGCTgacttcttcatcttctttgcAGTACAAAAGTGTGATGGCAGCATTAATtaggaaaaaaaagagggaatattaatgaaaaatcgATTTGTTCAGAGAGACTCAAAGAGTAGTATAAAAAATTTTGCTTTCTCACGATGATCATATTACGTAGTTCGTCTTCGTTATGAAAGGATCTTGTTGCGCATATTTTCACTTGAGAACGCGTTAGGGCGAACAATTGTACATATTTAGCGTTTTAAAACGGTGCCTCGTATATACTTGTACATTTACAAGAGTGTTGTGTGGTTTGTCGGTGAACGCGTGCATTTTTTTTCTCATTCCACGATTTCCCCAAAGAGGAAACGGAATCCGTTTCTAACGCGAACGACTGTGGTCATAAAAACATGCCAAAAAGAAAAAGGTACACTGCTCAAGTCGACTAAGGAACACAGTGTTCGCATAATGAGAGAAAGTATCTTTACTTTTTAAttgctattaatattattatttggaGCAGTGGATGTTAATAACCAAACAAAAACTCTGTAGCTAAAATTTGGATGAAAACTGCATTAGACTAAAAAGTTTGGTTTCTATAACTCTCTggaaaatttattcttaaaaaaaaggaaactatgagaaaattatttattataccagCGTGCAGAGTTTTGTAGAATTTACTGCAAAACCGACTGAAGCCGACGTTTTGTCGActtaagttttaattttatgcatttacatGAACATATGCGAAGCagtttttcattgtttttaaaGTCAAAtatcttgtttaaaaaatagaaacatacaaaaccaaATATAACTACTAGGTAGTGGAAcgaaaaagatatgaaaaaggATGATCCATTACGCACTTGAACAACACGTATGAACTACccttatatttaattaacgataTAGTTTCGTTCTTGAACAAATATCagtggtaaaaaaaaaaatcaaacagGGACTATTCGCGAATATTTTACTCTCCCAAGACTGAAGAAACATTTGATAACAATTTACTAGAACATTTATCCTAAAGATCTTTAATTAAAGAACGTCAAGTCATTAGTTATTTAATGATTCTTTTATTATAGTATAATCAATTAAGGCTAATATATTAACCTTTCTTTGTATATCTTTCTTCTATGTCTGATAAAAATGAATTGGTGCTTCCAATGCTAGATAACAATTACAGCAATCATGAATGGAACGTTGCATTCGCTTTTACCATTAAAACGAACATCGCATTCGCTTTTACCATTAAAACGAACATTGCATTATACAAGATTTCtcataattaataacaaaatcgataaaaacgcatctaaattttttatcattatatataagaaataacaaaaaatattcatagaaacgtaaaatatttttaataagcaaggaattattttttctttatgaatacaacttatttatttttagttatagaATGGGGAATTGTTAtcgattttaccattgattatgAGACACTTTGTATACAATTGAAATTGAAGAGAGTAAAAATAAGTCTCGTGATGAATTTCACTCAGCTAACTAATCATTTGGTATCATTTCCCACGAAATCGTGCAAGATCTATTTCGTAACTGTACATTATTTGTGCTAATACTTTTACTCGATAATTACTGGCGAGGATTACGTGTGCGGAATATGTTGAAGAAGGAAGGCaagaatttttatgcaattgcTATTTGGTGTATCATTATACGAGATCAACTTGAAAAACTCTTCTTTATGAATGTATCGAATGGTGTATGAAAGGACAATGTAAATATCTCTATATGTTTAAGTATAAgtacataacgtatgacgtaactgCTACTACTTTTACACGATTAATTAGTCACTAAATGGGAATTCGAAATTCTAAAAAAGATATATCGTCATAAAATGTTCGATGTATCCAAATATTTGTGAATTTTCAGTAACATTATTTTTCAAGCCTTATAGATGataaatcataatattttatcgaagaaGATAGCATAATGGTAAATATTTATGTCTGCTATTTTCAATAATCAAAACTTTGTATGTATCTGAGACGGCTTAGTTACTTATATCAAACAAAGTAGTATTcccattttctattttatttatcatgtaAAGCCAACAAAAGAGAATGCCATTGTTTAATGTAATACTTTTATTTAGCCATTTaaatgttatatgtataatatgaaaAGAATATTCTTTTGAAAGGTGGGAAAAATAATGATTaggaatgaattttaatttttaacttttattttaatcaGATTGTGCAATTAATTTCCATCGTAATGGATACcgtgtcaaaaaaaaaaaaaaaaaaaaaaaaaaaaagaagaagattgtCAAACAATGACGGTAAATGAGTGAGATGACGATGAAAAATGTGCATATTCTATATCATTAAGGATATTTTCATTAATGAAAAAACTAagtatgtatttttaagtaacgaattgtaaataaaatttagaatcTTTTCCATAAGAGTAACTCGTtctttaaagaataaataacttttttaatgTGAGTACTCTTAATGGCGTGTAATCATATGCAGTGCACACACacatataacattacgtacatatatttgcaatattttttttatcaccGCCCCGTATAATCTGAAAAAGGCTATACACGTGTACATATGATCTTTCGTGATAATAAGACTCATATAGCAAATGAGTTCAGTGAAAGATTTCTCAAATGATATTTGAGATGAATTTTTAGGGGAAACGAGAGTCTGACTCGTGTTTTTGTGATAACCCTAGGGCACAAACTGACTACTATTTTAGTAATTACGTTTCACTGGTTGTAAAAAAACAAATTCAATTCTCTAGCAATTTATTTAACTTCTAAGAACAGTGAAGAAAATATCATTTCTACATGCGGTACTTGAGTCctctttttaaatttgtaagACTTCTCATGAATTATTTGATTTCTTTAGCAAGAAATTACGTAATCAGAATCTAGCAAGGATAACTTATGACAATGGAACGaatcataaaatatcatttgcCATGATCCATGTATGAAAGTATTAAACAAtgtctttttaaattattttttcttattatcaaAAATTTAGTAGATGATTCTTATAATGttctattaatataaataatttgggaagaaataaaattgtaggCGACATGGTATTTTCACATATGAAAAGAGGGTGAttactttattttcttgaaaactcAGAATTCTATGAAACAAGTTCCTTTCGTCCTCTTGCCTTTTTTCCATTTATCGGGGCTTTGCAATCACGTATAATGGTTGCTCATAAGTAATAACGTGTATTCTGTGCCTTATCGTCTTTGTCATTTAATGGGTATGCGTATACATATGGTGCATGAGAGTGTGTTTGAACTGAAGCACGTTAAAATGCCGATTCAATTACTCTAGATagttaattgtaataataaacgaGTTTCATGATGTAATAaatctttgaaatattcatggctacaaaaagaaaaatgaattacATTTTTAGCACATAATTGATAATCAATAAtgcataattaattattgttacTAATCCTTCTAATAGCGTAGTAAATTTTACTGTACCAcatcgttacatcgaatattttaacattttccgATTATTAATTCTTTAGAGATTCattaagatataattaaatattttacaaaattttctgcTTTGTAtgtaattcattttttttttttttaatgaaatattttcaaatgattTGTAACACTTTgtgatacattttattattatgacTAACACATTGATGAATTCAATACACTTTTTGTAATAACAAGAAAAGGATTAATATTTCTCCTTCTATTGGATGTTCAGTCTGTTATTGCGTCAATTTTTTTAAGCTTCATTGATTATATACTgaattaatcttttttaattaggCACTTTTTATAAATGAGTACCAGGCCGCAGAAACATTATAAAACtatggaaaaaataaataaaattaaatatatgtattacaagTACTAATGATACAAATTTTCTGTGTTGTTACAGTGTTGTTCGTAAAACAATGTATTACTCTTAAATAATTTTAGACTATGATCCTTTATGACAATTCAAATATCTTCAATTTGATGAAAACTTGTAACAATTTCCACGTgtcatgaaaattaaattagcaGAATTGTGCAATCACACCATCTTTTaccatatttgtaaaaatatataaaatctgcTTTCATTGTCAATACATTTTTTATCAAAGAATTGTTTTTACATTTTGGCATGATGCATTAAGTAATTCAGTGTTCTTAAAATGAAAGTTTGAATAACCAGAATTTGATATAAGTCTCAAAATGTACACTAATTATTAAATGAATGTTTTCCTTGCATAGAATTCtgaaagatatattaaaataattaaaaaagatataaatataatgttaaaaaaaataGTAATGCATACTTTCTAGCATACATTTTAGGTTTATAAGTTTCAGTATTATCTTGTAAAATTGCAGGTAACTTTTATAAGCTTTGGATATTCCATCTGTGAGTTTAATAACAAAAagacaaaaggaaagaaaaagaaaaaatatgcacTTTGTGTTAGATTATATACAAGTATGTATGATAATTCTTCTAAGGAATCATATTCTGTCGCttcttatatttctatttacattgTAATCCATCACCAATACTGTATTTGGATATCTTTGTGTGAGTGATGGTTTCAAAACAAAgagaaagtatttattattgatATATAAGTTAAATGAATATCTAGCATGTACATTGTtatgtatgatatataaattAACATTATACCTTTAAATGTATGTGTATATGAGCTAAGCATATTCGTGAAAATgcctataaataatattatgaaatcacagaaaaagaaaaatctgactTACTTGTGTCtctgtatatatgtaaaattgtattttttcaaataacagcatagaaatataaacaatcgtttaaattatttttgaaatatccaATTTGCATCTCAGTACCATATAAGTTTgctcaattttattttacttgatAACTGTACGTAATTTCAGTCTTCTAAATATCTAAAACGGTAGAAAGAACAGTGAATTAATTTGATTCTGTATTTTATTAAGAATTGTaaactttttaaacatttttatgataacataaataaatagataaatattttttccataatTCAAGAGTTATATTCAAGTTTGTAGGCAAAGTACAACGAAGGCTTATGCTGGTATtcgcgaagaaaatatttgctaaaaacatttgtatatttcagtttatttaattaaaatatacagattTGAAACGTGATCACACATTTGTTCGAGTATGCCTTCTTCAACCTATACTTAACCTGAGATAAACCGCTATAAATTTCCACTCTCTATACAATTCTGTGTTCCTCTGTTAAatcttatttcttccttttcccgTTTATTTCGACTCTCGGAGAAAATACttcgtttttctatttatttgtttttaattcACGTCctatataacgaatattaaATCTACAAGCGCAGAACTAGACGGATCCTTTTTTCCTCGTCcacttctatattttatttccttcgttactaattataatttctcatgtatataaataaacgcTAGCGAAGATTTTCTTTATGTCTCTTATGAGCACAATCATCtaaatcctttttttttaattatatctacATATAGACGACTTACAAATATATgtgtttttattttacaatatgtatgtatatatatgcgtctatatacttatatatatttacatacatatacagtatatctatatgtatagaTAGTGCTACTTGATTGCATGCACCAAGAAGAGATAGTGAAATGTCCTTATTTTATGTATCTCAGATTTTATCTGTCTTataatatatttcctttttatcaTTTGGTGTTTATATTTTCACTGAGTAACAATGAAAAAATTACTTTCTTCTTGGCTCATGATATATGTATGAATacactttatacatatatatatacaaatttcaatGGTAACTATTGTAGGCACGTGtcattattttctttcctttatcaTACTATTTTCCTCTctgtttttttaaaataattatgtcTCTCTCTGCATTGTCTATAATGAAAcggaaagatataaaaatattggtaAATTCGTACAAGCATACGCTTCTAAAtgtcttcattttcttttttcgcttGGTCAAATAATCCCGGAGAGATGGTAAATTTTCATTAAGTATGATCATTGtagtatttctataaaaaatattccaacagATAGGAGTCAACTAAAAATCATGTTATGAATAATCTTATTTTAACATAAAACACCCTCTAATCTTCAAGAAACATTACTCTAGaggatatacatatgtatatggaaCAAAATTGTAACACGTGGATGAGAATTTACCATCTCAATCTCTCTGACCATATTATTACGTCAGCACACATGCAACCAAACTTTCAAAATTATCCTGAAGTTTCACACtattcgcaaattttaaataaacttaaaaATAATCACCGCGTtcgtaataaatgaaaaaagcctccaatagaatatatttctatttaacgaTTTAAGCACACAATTATACGAAACATCTGCATCTCGATCGTCGTTTTAACGATTCACTGTTCAACGTATCTCTAATTTTGCGAACTTCGAAAGGCGACTCTtgtaaatttttgcgagcaaaACGCGACTCTGCGAATCATTCTCTTAGTACCCATGGTCTGCCGTGTTTCGCCcataaaaatatacatgaaCCGCCTTCTGATCGTTGCAAAATCGGGAAAAAGCTTAAATTTGTTGAAGAATTATTGCATATccataaacaaataaatttctcaATTCTTTCATTCAACCTTTCGTTTTCCCTTTTTTGTAGCTGCTCTAAATGTAATCTAAATTTTGTATCGCATAACAGACAGTCATTTTTCGTACCGCTTCGTACCAAGGTAGACGTTATTCAAAATTATCGTCGTAATTAAGCGAACGACTAAATACTTACAATAGTGAATACAATAGAATCGAACTACCTACGAgtcctttttttcttgtttccttATTATATCGAAAGACTTTCTTAGATTTTGTGCTGAtattgtataaagttaaatatcaaaatttcatgATTATACACGCCCGTTTTCCCTTAATGTCGATCGAACGAATCTTGAACAGTCACCTCCATGCTTGGCCAAAGCGGATCGCTGATTTACGTACCTACGTACtagatattttcattttttttttttttttttttttaatcttactGTAAGCAAATCACATTTTCTCTTTAATGACTTGTTAATCCTCTTTGAAAGTCGCTCCCACGTAAAACACTGGAACATTTAAAGGAATCattcaaaataatttctacAAATCACATACGCACTCTGTACTTACAGTTATCCTTTACTTCTTTTACTCTCATACTCACACATTTTATAGACATGTTCgtcttctttatctttttctgtTTCAAGCTTCCTTAAACTctataattaacattttaacaAGCTAGTCAAACATTAGAAAGCATAGAATTAAGAAAGGAATCATTTAATATTAAGCTGACAATTAATGAGATACGCTGTCTTATTGGTTTCAAAAAgttggaaattatttaaaaagaatttttttacagAACCTGTTTTAAAACTATGCTTTTCGATCTAGTATGCAACAGGTCTTAAGAGTTATTCATGCAACAAATTCAAGTTTTTACAAATTGTCCTTTACAAAATCATCTACAATGTATTGTACAATCtctctaatattttaatattcgttatacattacattgtAAAAGGTCTAACTTTACTTATGTTAAAATAGTAATTTCTTGTTCCAATTGTTGGTAATACTGGGTTCCAACTGGTTTTGTAAtcttaaacaataataaaagtcataatatattatgaaataattactAGATAAAGCAAATGTTTAGATTATAGTATTCATTTTAATCTTACAAGGTGCTATGCTTTCTTAAGAAAGTGAAAAGTGATAAAAATGTACCTAGTTAGCTTTCTGATGGCAAAATCTGTTCAAACAAAGTAGCATGGTGATCTATTACTTGAGAAAGAGGAATATTTTACTCAAACTTGAAAACCGACAACACTGATTTCTGAAAATCAAAAACTATTCAAAAACTATCACCACGGcatgaaaaaaaaggaaatattgctaCATTCGAGAAATTACATACGTGGATAACAGTGGAGATATTCCAATGTATAAATTACAATCTGCAGGAGTAGTATATACAATTGGAAAGAAATACGCATGCAATTTATGATTGACGTGACAGTAAAATCTTAATTATCGAAACTCCGATTAATGGAACGATCGATTATTCAAACGGGTTGTCTAAGATGTAAGCAAGAGAAATATGTGTTTACGTTCAATGCGTGTATGTATGTTGTGTTTTCATTTCGGTTAtgcttcctctttctctttaatCGCTATTCATTGTATGTAGGTATGTACGATGTCTTTGGGTTATTATTAGCATTTATAGATTAGATCCTATTAGTAACGTTCTTATTGCTTACTACATACTCAGAAGCATTCGTTGCTTTAAAAACGAGTTTAAGATGGTTCAAAGCacaaagatagagagagagagagagagagaaagagagagaggagggggGAGAGGGAGATAAATAGATAgacagagatagagatagagaagGAGAGACAGATAAAGTACGGCTGCtgaaataataacattgaaaaaaGTCGCCCAATTGGCATCTAAGTAAAATTGGGAGACAAAAATGAACACTAAGGAAAATTGCTAAATCTTGATTCAAAAGCTTTTGTATTTGTGTAATACTAATATATCTGTATGTATctacaaaatatttcacattaaaTGATCTTCGTTCGTATAAAAACAGAATTACTCGATTATCCGTATGGACGTGCCATGTCTTGTTTTGAATAATCATATTAATGTATGCATTTTTCCAAACGGAACATGAAGAAGTACGTTATACTATTCGATCGATTCTACATTATTGCTAAATATCTTTCAACGTGTGAAACTAtgcaaatatgaaaaatacgaTCAACTCTTGACCCGTAGTGTGCCGTGGAAGTAGTAAAACTTTACTATGTATCGATAAGAAAATTGTTATCCTACTTAGTATCCTCATATACTTATTACTAGcaaattgttttaaaaagaaGTTAGAACTATTCTAAAATAGGAAACGATGGAATTGAtgattcttatttttctttgcttttttaaCAATTGGTCCGTAAAATGCAAACCCAATTCCATCGAGATGTTTGGAAAATTGAGACAAGAGCTTGCCTATACCATCTTCAAGTTTCAAGATAAAATGCAACAGTATAAACGAGAATAGTTAATCTCTCTCAGCTAGATATACCTTTCCATGGAGATGAAAAGCAAGACGCAAAGTGAAGAAAAATTTGGTGAGGGTAAGAAATGATACCCTGTTTAATGTAACAAGCAGTGTAATTAAT from Bombus terrestris chromosome 16, iyBomTerr1.2, whole genome shotgun sequence encodes the following:
- the LOC100644946 gene encoding beta-1,4-glucuronyltransferase 1; amino-acid sequence: MSMLSILRRNWALRVSVVLNICVLLYVCAHFGSSGPWIEEPPTNWAAPLQSETFGAVDLVNGTQKGATSSAVPAIKDASNKSARGNTTSLARARLLTTRPTTNEAKADNKNGDGPEHRHNQTAKNGLPVVESAMSLKEAVQCNEKSSEPRRAQRGDYWVLYNYVPMSIAVKCWESVTYTTHADYTFLDNLEPLLERWRAPISIAMHAPGTDFAATLDAIKYSRNCGSSLVSQLVTFHVFFSSKHVPKMVPPTEKVMSDTYNCTLGPPWVNVTLSKMYKNEKKLLYPVNVGRNIARESAPTFYVLASDIELYPNPDLPAKFLEMIRRRDQPALYKPNPKVFVLSIFEVDEKSQPPNNKTRLVQMLKAGTAIPFHKKLCSGCHNVPRSKEWQEAPETEDLHVFHVGKRTGSFVHWEPIFIGSNNDPLYDERLSWEGKSDKMTQGYALCVLDYDFLILDNAFLVHRPGIKIFKKDVHREMLTAKTNALIRKIIVPELKILYGTRKGCAV